In Archangium violaceum, the following are encoded in one genomic region:
- a CDS encoding alpha/beta fold hydrolase: MISRTLDLGGPVHYMDYGGSGPTMVLVHGLGGSHHNWMMVGEKLARHARVVAVDLTGFGLTPLDGRSASVHANQALLDRFIQAISPSEPVLLMGNSMGGAISVLQTARNPQRVSGLVLVNPAQPSAEDTRMEREVFALFALYAIPGVGEFFVRRRAERLGPERTARGMLKLCCRDLERFPPEVVRAHLEAARERHERMPWANEAFVQAARSLVFLLLRKKAFRAMERGIRVPTLLVQGSEDRLVPVANSRELARVRPDWTYVEYAGVGHTPMMEIPDEFIATVEKWLDGAGRAALETEAKVARAS, from the coding sequence ATGATTTCTCGCACGCTCGACCTGGGTGGACCCGTTCACTACATGGACTACGGCGGCTCCGGGCCGACGATGGTGCTCGTCCACGGACTGGGCGGCTCGCACCACAACTGGATGATGGTGGGGGAGAAGCTGGCCCGGCATGCGCGGGTGGTGGCGGTGGACCTGACGGGCTTCGGCCTGACGCCGCTCGATGGGCGCTCGGCGAGCGTGCACGCCAACCAGGCGCTGCTGGATCGCTTCATCCAGGCGATCTCCCCCTCCGAGCCCGTCCTCCTGATGGGCAACTCCATGGGCGGGGCCATCTCGGTGCTGCAGACGGCGCGCAACCCCCAGCGGGTGTCCGGCCTGGTGTTGGTGAACCCCGCGCAGCCGAGCGCCGAGGACACCCGGATGGAGCGGGAGGTGTTCGCCCTGTTCGCCCTCTACGCGATTCCGGGCGTGGGCGAGTTCTTCGTGAGGCGTCGCGCGGAGCGCCTGGGACCCGAGAGGACGGCGCGGGGCATGCTCAAGCTGTGCTGTAGGGATCTGGAGCGCTTCCCGCCGGAGGTGGTGCGGGCGCACCTGGAGGCGGCTCGCGAGCGGCACGAGCGGATGCCCTGGGCCAACGAGGCCTTCGTGCAGGCGGCGCGCTCGCTGGTGTTCCTGCTGCTGCGCAAGAAGGCGTTCCGCGCCATGGAGCGGGGGATTCGAGTGCCCACGCTGCTCGTCCAGGGGTCGGAGGACCGGCTGGTGCCGGTGGCCAACTCGCGCGAGCTGGCCCGGGTGAGGCCGGACTGGACGTACGTGGAGTACGCCGGCGTCGGCCACACGCCGATGATGGAGATTCCGGACGAATTCATCGCCACCGTGGAGAAGTGGCTCGACGGTGCTGGACGCGCCGCGTTGGAGACGGAAGCGAAGGTGGCGCGCGCTTCCTGA
- a CDS encoding substrate-binding domain-containing protein, whose protein sequence is MKKMSWVMSAAMVSVWAVGCGGQELESAETARVAAELTDGNKLFGSDTLKSAFIGANTAASAGLSIQGLGSGVGEGCMRAGSGTSCVGRQQAISPMSRDFKAGTCANGSASTGACCAGEQSNVIALDAVNAWVSASNATTNLTKSNLKALFCGPAGDGLNCAATTWVKYRRDDASGTTDTFKSLVGCTAFCPDVKVVVDGANAALFTDPAHPTPCSASDSATSCIGKITASTDTTLSANAIGYAGDSAKQGTANKALSVDGIAPTAANVRKLISAPATAYPLARKLFLNENVNFTKDPKEATLYNWIYNNKQSFQNLLTGQGFISCDTTGPLKCGGPNNDGKKAGACQGI, encoded by the coding sequence ATGAAGAAGATGAGCTGGGTGATGTCCGCGGCCATGGTGTCGGTGTGGGCGGTGGGTTGCGGAGGTCAGGAGCTGGAGTCGGCGGAGACCGCGCGGGTGGCGGCCGAGCTGACCGACGGTAACAAGCTGTTCGGGTCCGACACGCTGAAGTCGGCCTTCATCGGAGCCAACACCGCCGCGAGCGCGGGCCTGTCCATCCAGGGCCTGGGCTCGGGCGTGGGCGAGGGCTGCATGCGCGCCGGTTCCGGCACCAGCTGCGTGGGCCGCCAGCAGGCGATCTCCCCCATGTCGCGGGACTTCAAGGCGGGCACCTGTGCCAATGGCTCGGCCTCCACCGGCGCCTGCTGCGCGGGTGAGCAGAGCAACGTCATCGCGCTCGACGCGGTGAACGCCTGGGTGAGCGCCTCCAACGCCACCACCAACCTCACCAAGAGCAACCTGAAGGCGCTCTTCTGTGGCCCCGCCGGTGACGGTCTCAACTGCGCGGCCACCACCTGGGTCAAGTACCGCCGCGATGACGCGTCCGGCACGACGGATACCTTCAAGTCGCTGGTCGGCTGCACCGCGTTCTGCCCGGACGTGAAGGTGGTCGTCGACGGCGCCAACGCCGCCCTCTTCACGGATCCGGCCCACCCGACCCCGTGCTCGGCCAGCGACAGCGCCACCTCCTGCATCGGGAAGATCACCGCCAGCACCGACACCACCCTGAGCGCCAATGCCATCGGCTACGCCGGTGACTCGGCCAAGCAGGGCACCGCCAACAAGGCCCTGAGCGTGGACGGCATCGCGCCCACCGCCGCCAACGTCCGCAAGCTCATCTCCGCGCCCGCCACCGCCTACCCGCTCGCGCGCAAGCTCTTCCTGAACGAGAACGTCAACTTCACCAAGGACCCCAAGGAGGCGACGCTCTACAACTGGATCTACAACAACAAGCAGTCCTTCCAGAACCTCCTCACCGGCCAGGGCTTCATCTCCTGCGACACCACCGGTCCGCTCAAGTGCGGTGGCCCGAACAACGACGGCAAGAAGGCCGGCGCCTGCCAGGGCATCTGA
- a CDS encoding SMI1/KNR4 family protein — MSSTKSSASPRKLGEREVAEAVKRLEAFASEKEDMSVEFSTPLDAEQVQKLEAKYKLKLPPSYVHFLRTHGTFTVMYGGAELIGMERPDYLHVAAPESSDAVDGDDPDVEEAIKEALFFQRIDSDSVENFWCFNPRDRSPEGELGVVAYYHDETFALPQLLGGEDAERFRDFSTHIVEVIDEFIETYGEA; from the coding sequence ATGTCGTCGACGAAGTCGAGCGCGAGCCCGCGGAAGCTGGGTGAGCGCGAGGTGGCCGAGGCGGTGAAGCGACTCGAGGCATTCGCGAGCGAGAAGGAGGACATGTCGGTGGAGTTCTCGACGCCCCTCGACGCCGAGCAGGTGCAGAAGCTGGAGGCGAAATACAAGCTGAAGCTCCCGCCCAGCTACGTGCACTTCCTCCGCACCCACGGCACCTTCACGGTGATGTACGGCGGCGCGGAGCTCATCGGGATGGAGCGCCCGGACTATCTGCATGTGGCGGCGCCGGAGTCTTCCGATGCGGTGGACGGAGATGACCCCGACGTGGAGGAGGCCATCAAAGAGGCCCTGTTCTTCCAGCGCATCGACTCCGACTCGGTGGAGAACTTCTGGTGCTTCAATCCGCGCGACCGGAGCCCGGAGGGGGAGTTGGGCGTGGTGGCCTACTACCACGACGAGACGTTCGCGCTGCCCCAGCTCCTGGGCGGCGAGGATGCGGAGCGCTTCCGGGACTTCTCCACCCACATCGTCGAGGTCATCGACGAGTTCATCGAGACCTACGGAGAGGCGTAG
- a CDS encoding DUF2378 family protein, with the protein MQGSPSGRVTQGSFFEGLFIHSLQASGSFADALRACGFDVNKTRAIYPIEVWNEALEVAWRHCYPGLSRESAYRELGRQLGEGFLKTWMGKVVDMGLPMLGPERLIARIPSLVALDTFRYDVTVTQLGWHHYRVSFRSDPDAKPDLLAGLVESGLRRTGIVPSVTVSMRAARDFDLDVTW; encoded by the coding sequence ATGCAGGGCTCTCCTTCCGGTCGTGTCACACAGGGCAGTTTCTTCGAAGGCCTGTTCATCCACTCGCTCCAGGCGAGCGGGTCCTTCGCGGACGCGCTGCGTGCCTGTGGCTTCGACGTGAACAAGACCAGGGCCATCTACCCCATCGAGGTCTGGAACGAGGCGCTCGAGGTGGCCTGGCGCCACTGCTACCCCGGCCTGTCCCGCGAGTCCGCGTACCGCGAGCTGGGCCGCCAGCTGGGCGAGGGCTTCCTCAAGACCTGGATGGGCAAGGTGGTGGACATGGGCCTGCCGATGCTCGGCCCGGAGCGCCTCATCGCCCGCATTCCCAGCCTCGTGGCGCTCGATACCTTCCGCTACGACGTGACGGTGACGCAGCTCGGCTGGCACCACTACCGCGTCAGCTTCCGGAGCGATCCGGATGCCAAGCCGGACCTCCTCGCGGGCCTCGTCGAGTCGGGCCTGCGCCGCACGGGCATCGTCCCCTCCGTCACGGTGTCGATGCGCGCCGCGCGGGACTTCGACCTCGACGTGACCTGGTGA
- a CDS encoding DUF2934 domain-containing protein codes for MARTQSKTNPPSSQQTPESSPRNGAASRNTPTSEQIARRAYELFLSRGGQHGFHEQDWSQAERELRLGR; via the coding sequence ATGGCACGCACCCAGTCCAAGACGAACCCCCCTTCGTCCCAGCAGACGCCGGAGTCCTCTCCACGCAATGGCGCGGCCTCGCGCAACACTCCCACCTCGGAGCAGATCGCCCGCCGCGCCTATGAGCTCTTCCTCTCTCGCGGTGGCCAGCACGGCTTCCACGAGCAGGACTGGAGCCAGGCCGAGCGGGAGCTGAGGCTCGGACGCTGA